The segment TCTTGCTCATCCGCGGCGATGTGCACGGTCCGTCCCGCGTCGTTGCTCGCGGTTGTGCACCGCGAGCGCAGCGAACATGCGCCGCAGATTTCCGGATCGAATTCGACCGTCTGGCCATGCACGAACCGCCGGGTCTGGCCTGCGGGGCACGTGATGGTCCTGAGCTTGAAGTTTTTCTTGAAGGCGTCCTTGGAGAAGAGCTCGCCGTTCGGCGCAATCCTCGGCTTGCAAAATACCTGGGCTCCCGCACCCGATGCATCTCGTACGAGCTCGCTGCTCACGTATGCGCGATCGATGTACACCTCGTCAATTTTGTCATTCCTCGGGGATCGTGAGAGATCCTTCGCGAGGTCTGCCGCGCCCTCGCCTTCGGGACGATTGGCAGGTGTAACAGA is part of the Polyangium spumosum genome and harbors:
- a CDS encoding transposase; translated protein: SVTPANRPEGEGAADLAKDLSRSPRNDKIDEVYIDRAYVSSELVRDASGAGAQVFCKPRIAPNGELFSKDAFKKNFKLRTITCPAGQTRRFVHGQTVEFDPEICGACSLRSRCTTASNDAGRTVHIAADEQEQQRFRKLVKTTKGREALRQRVRVEHRLAHLSRKQGPRARYLGLRKNLFDLRRHCAVLNLEVILRRGGALALHKAA